One window from the genome of Nicotiana sylvestris chromosome 9, ASM39365v2, whole genome shotgun sequence encodes:
- the LOC138878550 gene encoding uncharacterized protein has protein sequence MDTPKQACWLVRKIFDIRYWFLEKYTSVELHKYYRNGKFSIKKLYISMRPQFQKSLWKKVLTGSKAIPKHRFILWLEVHRKLATFDRLERWGVTVPKECVLCTTKEEESMEHIWFRCDYARTIWTLLLQWLNEKHQIGSWEEEIEWLKRRTANKTRGEILIFLFTAMVYHVWAERNKRRFQGEIVVSNQRIKDIAMELHIVGQRETKWHKVLEKLKNFP, from the coding sequence ATGGATACTCCTAAACAAGCATGTTGGCTTGTTAGGAAGATTTTTGATATCAGATATTGGTTTCTGGAAAAGTATACAAGTGTTGAGTTACACAAGTACTATAGAAATGGCAAATTTAGCATTAAAAAGCTATATATTTCTATGAGACCTCAATTTCAGAAAAGCTTGTGGAAAAAAGTATTAACTGGATCTAAGGCAATACCAAAACACAGATTCATACTATGGTTAGAAGTACACAGGAAACTAGCTACATTTGATCGACTTGAGAGATGGGGAGTAACAGTACCAAAGGAATGTGTACTATGCACAACAAAGGAAGAGGAGTCAATGGAGCATATATGGTTTAGATGCGATTATGCCAGAACAATATGGACTCTACTGCTACAATGGCTCAATGAGAAACATCAAATTGGAAGTTGGGAAGAGGAAATTGAATGGTTAAAAAGAAGGACTGCTAATAAAACTCGAGGTGAAATATTGATATTCCTATTCACAGCAATGGTGTACCATGTCTGGGCAGAGCGAAACAAAAGAAGATTTCAAGGGGAAATAGTTGTCAGTAATCAGAGAATCAAAGACATTGCAATGGAGTTACATATAGTAGGACAAAGAGAAACAAAGTGGCACAAAGTACTAGAAAAATTGAAGAATTTTCCTTAG